Proteins found in one Ptychodera flava strain L36383 chromosome 16, AS_Pfla_20210202, whole genome shotgun sequence genomic segment:
- the LOC139114951 gene encoding uncharacterized protein encodes MENNAIPKFDCYSDPSTLGPRWTRWLTSFELYADGKGLILDENASAATKQRRRALLLHLAGPDVQDIFSTLSNTGTATEYSEAVTALNTYFVPQVNPAFARQTFHQIVQKQGETVLQFVTRLRKAAKDCNFGEDNDNQIRDAVLNKCSSDYVRRKLLEEGTGLTLTRTLQIADQCEKVEVQMAALSVKRGDTETVNRLTEKNGHPHRPKKRGKDKETRAWKEKTCYRCGSTGHFGRDPKCPAKGQTCRKCSGKNHFAKACRSKETKTKCRVNAVEEPQDTSQHDYVFTVRGKGNSNMLDINIGGVKLQMLVDSGATSNIIDEPTWEQLKSERIECMSQTASVKRKLYPYGSEKPLSVKGTFTSDVRER; translated from the coding sequence ATGGAGAATAATGCGATCCCAAAATTTGACTGCTACTCAGACCCGTCGACACTTGGGCCTCGCTGGACACGATGGCTGACATCCTTTGAACTGTATGCGGACGGAAAAGGGCTAATACTCGATGAAAATGCCTCAGCCGCTACAAAACAAAGGCGAAGAGCACTGTTATTGCATTTAGCCGGTCCAGATGTACAGGACATTTTCTCAACTCTATCAAACACGGGAACCGCCACTGAGTACAGTGAAGCTGTGACTGCGTTAAACACCTACTTTGTGCCTCAAGTAAACCCAGCATTCGCTAGACAGACATTCCATCAGATCGTACAAAAACAAGGTGAGACAGTACTTCAATTTGTTACTCGTCTGAGAAAGGCCGCCAAAGACTGCAATTTTGGCGAGGAcaatgacaaccaaattagggATGCAGTGTTAAATAAATGCTCATCAGATTACGTACGTCGGAAATTACTGGAAGAAGGTACGGGATTGACACTAACACGCACACTTCAAATAGCAGATCAATGTGAGAAAGTGGAAGTACAAATGGCTGCACTTTCAGTAAAGAGGGGAGATACAGAAACCGTCAACAGACTGACTGAGAAAAACGGACACCCTCATAGACCCAAGAAACGGGGCAAAGATAAAGAAACAAgagcatggaaagagaaaacatGTTACCGCTGTGGATCAACGGGACACTTTGGGCGCGATCCTAAATGCCCTGCAAAAGGACAGACATGCAGGAAATGTAGTGGCAAAAATCACTTTGCCAAAGCATGTAGATCAAAAGAGACTAAAACGAAATGTAGAGTCAACGCAGTTGAGGAGCCACAGGACACTTCTCAACATGACTATGTTTTCACAGTCCGTGGAAAAGGTAACTCAAACATGCTTGACATAAACATTGGTGGTGTGAAACTCCAAATGTTAGTAGACTCCGGTGCAACGAGCAACATTATTGATGAGCCGACATGGGAGCAATTGAAGTCCGAACGGATAGAGTGTATGTCACAAACTGCATCAGTAAAAAGGAAACTTTACCCGTACGGATCTGAGAAGCCATTATCAGTCAAGGGCACTTTCACAAGTGACGTGAGAGAGCGGTGA